From Thermus tengchongensis, the proteins below share one genomic window:
- a CDS encoding glucose-1-phosphate thymidylyltransferase gives MKGLILAAGRGTRLRPLTHTRPKPVIRVAGRPILHYGLENLLQAGIEEIGVVVSPETEKDIREALAGYRVRYILQEEPQGLAHAVAVARDFLGQSPFVLYLGDNLFQKGIAHFLQAFTPGVSAVIALVRVENPSQFGVAVLEGERIVRLLEKPKEPPSDLAVAGVYVFTPEVLEVIEGLKPSARGEYEITDAIQGLIDRGKRVVGVEVEGWWKDTGRPADLLDANRLLLEELLPRVEGEVVESQLTGRVVVEKGARVRKSTVIGPAFIGEGAVVEGAYIGPFTSLGPGAKVVRSEVEYSILEDHAILEDVALRLQESILGVGAQVKSRNGLPRAHRLILGDLSQVELA, from the coding sequence GTGAAAGGACTCATTCTGGCTGCCGGACGGGGCACGAGGCTTCGCCCCCTGACCCACACCAGGCCCAAACCCGTGATCCGGGTGGCGGGAAGGCCCATCCTCCACTACGGCCTGGAAAACCTCCTGCAAGCGGGGATAGAGGAGATCGGGGTGGTGGTCTCCCCGGAAACGGAAAAGGACATCCGGGAGGCCCTTGCGGGCTACCGGGTGCGCTACATCCTGCAAGAGGAGCCCCAGGGGCTGGCCCATGCGGTGGCGGTGGCCAGGGACTTCCTGGGCCAAAGCCCCTTCGTCCTCTACCTGGGGGATAACCTCTTCCAAAAGGGGATCGCCCATTTCCTCCAGGCCTTCACCCCTGGGGTGAGCGCGGTGATCGCCCTGGTGCGGGTGGAAAACCCCAGCCAGTTCGGGGTGGCGGTGCTGGAAGGGGAAAGGATCGTGCGCCTTCTGGAAAAGCCCAAGGAGCCCCCCTCGGACCTAGCGGTGGCCGGGGTTTATGTCTTCACCCCGGAGGTCCTGGAGGTCATCGAGGGGCTTAAGCCCTCCGCCCGGGGGGAGTACGAAATCACCGACGCCATCCAGGGCCTCATCGACCGGGGGAAGCGGGTGGTGGGGGTGGAGGTGGAGGGCTGGTGGAAGGACACCGGCCGCCCCGCCGATCTCTTGGACGCCAACCGCCTCCTTCTGGAAGAACTTCTACCCCGGGTGGAGGGGGAGGTGGTGGAAAGCCAGCTCACCGGCCGGGTGGTGGTGGAGAAGGGGGCCAGGGTCCGGAAAAGCACCGTGATCGGCCCCGCCTTTATCGGGGAGGGAGCGGTGGTGGAAGGGGCCTACATCGGGCCCTTCACCTCCTTAGGGCCTGGGGCCAAGGTGGTGCGCTCGGAGGTGGAGTACTCCATCCTCGAGGACCACGCCATCCTGGAAGACGTGGCCTTACGCCTGCAGGAAAGCATCCTGGGGGTGGGGGCCCAGGTGAAAAGCCGCAACGGGCTTCCCCGGGCCCACCGCCTCATCCTGGGGGACCTCTCCCAGGTGGAGCTGGCCTGA
- a CDS encoding class I SAM-dependent methyltransferase produces MPKASVRMAYAYDRLRAYPPEVAGRIATAIGNALGVRGEEAVLLELGVGTGRIALPLIARGYRYLALDKDPAMLEVFRQKVAGVMRKVRLLEADARAIPLPDESVHGVIVVHLWHLLPDWPKALAEALRVLKPGGVLLEGWDEMEAEEERLIQERWRSLVEAEGVGVVRGLHRKRLEEVEEALKRLGLRPKTKQVVQWREERTLRQALEALEERLYSFTQAVPEEVHERIMPELWAWAEREFGHLDRPFTLERGFTLRTTRMA; encoded by the coding sequence ATGCCCAAGGCCTCCGTGCGTATGGCCTACGCCTACGACCGCCTCCGGGCCTATCCGCCGGAGGTGGCAGGCCGCATCGCCACCGCCATAGGGAACGCCCTGGGGGTGCGGGGGGAGGAGGCGGTGCTCCTGGAGCTAGGGGTGGGGACCGGACGCATCGCCCTGCCCCTCATCGCCCGGGGCTACCGCTACCTGGCCCTGGACAAGGACCCGGCCATGCTGGAGGTCTTCCGCCAGAAGGTGGCCGGGGTCATGCGCAAGGTACGCCTCTTGGAGGCCGATGCCCGGGCCATTCCCCTGCCCGATGAGAGCGTGCACGGGGTCATCGTAGTCCACCTCTGGCACCTCCTCCCCGACTGGCCCAAGGCCCTGGCGGAGGCCTTGAGGGTGCTGAAGCCGGGGGGGGTGCTTCTGGAGGGCTGGGATGAGATGGAGGCGGAGGAGGAGCGCCTGATCCAGGAAAGGTGGCGCTCCCTGGTGGAGGCGGAAGGTGTGGGGGTGGTGCGGGGCTTGCACAGAAAGCGCCTCGAGGAGGTGGAGGAAGCCCTAAAGCGGCTTGGCCTCAGGCCCAAGACCAAGCAGGTGGTCCAGTGGCGGGAGGAGCGCACCCTGCGCCAGGCCCTCGAGGCCCTGGAGGAAAGGCTTTACTCCTTCACCCAGGCGGTTCCCGAGGAGGTGCACGAGCGCATCATGCCTGAGCTCTGGGCCTGGGCGGAAAGGGAGTTTGGCCACCTGGACCGCCCCTTTACCCTAGAAAGGGGCTTCACCCTGCGCACCACCCGCATGGCCTAG
- a CDS encoding secondary thiamine-phosphate synthase enzyme YjbQ has translation MKAIRIPTPKEGLVNITRQVEEALAGHTGLVYLFVPHTTCGLLVQEGADPDVARDLLARLEELAPRVHPKDRHAEGNTHAHLKSLLTGVHLLLPAEGGRLKLGRWQQVFLAEFDGPRMREVWVKLLWPA, from the coding sequence ATGAAGGCCATCCGGATCCCCACGCCCAAGGAGGGCTTGGTGAACATCACCCGCCAGGTGGAGGAGGCTTTGGCCGGGCATACTGGCTTGGTCTACCTCTTCGTTCCCCACACCACCTGTGGCCTCCTGGTGCAGGAGGGGGCGGACCCCGATGTGGCCCGCGACCTTCTCGCCCGCTTGGAGGAGCTGGCCCCCAGGGTGCATCCCAAGGACCGGCACGCGGAGGGCAACACCCACGCCCACCTGAAAAGCCTCCTCACCGGGGTGCACCTCCTCCTTCCCGCGGAAGGAGGAAGGCTCAAGCTTGGCCGCTGGCAACAGGTTTTCTTGGCGGAGTTCGATGGACCGAGGATGCGGGAGGTGTGGGTCAAGCTCCTCTGGCCGGCCTAG